ATGTGCGATCGTAAATTCGGCATTGGAGCTGACGGCCTCATACTCATCGAAAATCATGAATCTCTTGATTTCGAAATGGTGTACTTCAATGCAGACGGCAGTCAAAGCTTATGTGGGAATGGCAGCAGATGCGCCGTAGCATTCGCCAATTTTCTAGGCGTGATCGGAAATCATACAAAATTCTTAACCATAGATGGTGAATACGAAGCTGATATAAAAGAAGGAATCGTTCATTTACACATGCGGGATCAGAATTGTCCAGAGAAGTTTAATTCGCACTATTTCCTCAACAATGGTTCGCCTCACCATATAGAATTTGTAAAAGACGCAAACAAACAAAATGTTTATGCTCAGGGAGCTGAAGTACGGTATTCTGATACCTACAAACCAGACGGCACGAATGTCAACTTTGTTGAATTAAAAGCAGAGAATACGATCTTCGTTCGCACATACGAAAGAGGTGTTGAAGACGAGACTTTGTCCTGTGGCACAGGCATCACTGCTTCTGCGCTCGCTGCAGCCGACAAAGGATTGAAGAGTCCAATTGCTATTGAAGCCAAAGGCGGG
The sequence above is drawn from the Reichenbachiella sp. genome and encodes:
- the dapF gene encoding diaminopimelate epimerase; protein product: MNITFYKYQGTGNDFVMIDNREGIFTHDTSLVAKMCDRKFGIGADGLILIENHESLDFEMVYFNADGSQSLCGNGSRCAVAFANFLGVIGNHTKFLTIDGEYEADIKEGIVHLHMRDQNCPEKFNSHYFLNNGSPHHIEFVKDANKQNVYAQGAEVRYSDTYKPDGTNVNFVELKAENTIFVRTYERGVEDETLSCGTGITASALAAADKGLKSPIAIEAKGGKLEVRFEQKNDTSFTNIWLIGPAEQVFVGQFDI